Part of the Bombyx mori chromosome 19, ASM3026992v2 genome is shown below.
CCTCGTGCTGCTGCCTCTTGTGCTAATCCCCACAGGCGCACACTTGCACGTGATCCTGCACTCTCGGCAAACCTTGCACTCTCTAACACACACAGTGAAAACACACGTTCCCGTTGTGTTATTACACCTCGTGCCATAAGCTCACTACAGCATCCACTCAATACTTGGTAGGCGGCACGGGCTGATGGTGGTCCCACAAGCCGTTTTAAATCAGCACGGTCCACAAAAGCCACATCAATCGCGCCTGTTACGTTTGATGTTGTCAAAACGAGAACATTAGGAAATCGCCTTAATCGGTCCAGCTGAGTTAGAAGAGCGTTCACGGCGCGAATAGAGTCGCTCGGTTCGAGGCCGGCAATTGCAGCTCGTCTTGCGGCCGCTAATGATTCTACCTCATCTACGAGCACGACTGCTAGTAGCCGGCGATCGGACACAATCTCAACGACGCGTTCAAATAATCTAGCGACGAGCTTTCCACTCTCAGCAAACCACTTTGAAAATAGTCCATGTGCATTTATTTCGACTAGTCTAGCTCGCGGGAACCGGTCACCTAGTCTGATGGCGAGTTTCTGAGCCAGAGCGCGACACAGGCTCGTTTTCCCTGTCCCTGGTGGTCCGTGTAACAACACAACACGATTACAACTCACAATGTGTGGGTCAACACCGCGATCAGCAAAGTCTAGTGCAGTCTCCACAAATCTAACTGTGTCTTCTTTTAATTTCGTATCATACACTAAGTTCTCCCAGAGACCGTGAAAATCTTGAGCTGGTAGAGACCATACGTCTGCGGCTGCAAATTCTTCTCCCGTTGAAGCATCGGTCATGGTATCAGTCTCTACTCCGAACGTATCTAGCTTGTAAACGTGGTAGATCAAGTCCACGGCAGTAGCTGACACCTCTGTATGGTGATCAACATCACAGAATGTTATAGAGTGGACGTGCTCCTGTagttctatattttcttcaagtTCTGGTCCAGTGATACTAGCACCAGGAGTTAAACAAACGTAGTTTGCTAAATGTGAATGAACGAGATCTTTAATACGGTCTTTACACAGCCGGCTTTCTCGTTTTTGAGCGACTTCGACGTgtaatgaattttttaaattcattttggtttcgagaaaaattaatttaatgatatgTAATCGAAAAGAAAACTTttgtattttcaaaatttaaagcTAACGTATGATATTGACAATCATTGCTTTTTTTAGGATTTACTGACCTGGCATTGAGATCTTTAAGACAGACAATCCTTAATGCTTATCCTGTTTTGAAAATTCAATTTCCTGTGCACAATACAACATACATACTTTGCTGAGTTgtggtttaatgtatttttttttgttttgtctatttctACCACCTTCTTATGAATTCGTATCCCAAGTAACGTGCAGTATGCAAACGttttgaattattataattgaataaatgTCACTATAAATAATCTTGATCTTTTGCAGGGTACTTACTACTGGTGATAGGGCATCTTACTGATATTGTGAGCCAACACGAATAGATATAACCAATTAACCTTTACGTTAtggtttgaaaggtagagcCTGTAGCGTACTAATAAAACTAACTTAGAGCGCATATTGTCTCATGGAGAATgtgagcatttacgttgttgtatgggctacagtaaccactaagcaccaggagggctgtgagctcgttccccATAAAGTATAAGCTAAGcatccatgcaataaaaaaatatattgaaaaagagTGCTATTGTGCATTAATGATGgtgattatatgattttttgGTGGTGATGgtgattatataatatataataataatggtgaTTAGGTTGTCGAATAGCTCGACACCTTGAGAAGATTACAGTCTTTTGGAAAGTCCAGGTTTGTAAATTATACCATTTTCTTGCTCCAGAATGTACATTTACGACTTTTGGGAAGAAAATGAAGAATGAAGTTAAGTTTATTTCGTAAATTTAGTTTCCTTAAGCTTAAAGTATAATAAAGGTAaagttcattaatattttaatatcattaGAGTATTTCATAAAGTGCGAAAGAATTTTAAAATCCAACTAAATCACTGTACGTGGCTTCTGATCTAAATTCCCaccaattaaataacaaaaatggtCTATATTTGTTCCagggtatttaattttatgtatgaaACAAGCCTtggcatttaaataaaatataaatttgggtGAATGGTGTGATTTTTTCGTCATTTATCTTTGAGAAAAGATTAAAATCCAATTTCATTGCCTTTgcttctaaacaaaaaaatcaagcCATAGATTATTCCATAATTTTCAATTGAGTGTTTTGGCGGGAGCATGCGAAACCAAGTAgataagtatgtaggtacctagtttgaattgtttttaactttttatttaggtCTTAAACACCTATATGTACttacatgtatgtatatgtgtatatatgtttatgtatgataTCTATTTAATACCTGtgaaatgtgggaaaataaaacaaaactgctGGACGTAGCTTTTCGAGATTTTCCAaatagtccactgaaaaagtcttctTTCATGTTAGACGGTATTATTTGAGGGGACTAGGCTCTGGAGGTGAGGGGCTATTTTAAAACACTGACATCATGGtcaatatatattacaaacactacactattacaaatttacaatattttatgtttatataacCCTAGGATGTTTCACTGTCCGTGTCTAGGTGAGAAGTACGTTGTCATCAGAAAACAATCATctgttttaacattttatttttatttatttatttattatcatttatttaaacattccGGTATTCGAAAATTGTCACTTCACCTGTGACaggtgttgcctgccattacttaCGCATTCAAATTCCAACATTTCATCCTAAtggattaatgtctcaaataaaataacgtcaCCTCATttgttcattttcatttttcacttcatagtaaatttaaataacagaataaaattaaataaaagatggGACTGTATGGTGTGATACCTACGCCTTTCCTCTTGGCAAATGGAATTACTATACTACGATTGTCAAAGTTTGACATCAAACTGACATATCGAATGGgtcagtaaaaaatataagtagGTAGGAAATTGAATATCGATTTACTTCTGTATAATTCGGAATAAAGATTAAGTTATGTGAAAGTAATTGTTTGGAAAATGCGAATATGTTCGTCGTCTTAGTGTTCTGATGGTGTGGAATTGAGTACCTAGCTGTGGAGGGCACTGGTAAAGGGGATGCGGTGGTGAAGTGCACGATGGCGGCCGACACGGCGGTGTCCGCCAGCCCCGAGGAGACTTTGGAGTCCCTGTTACGAGAAGTCGAAGCACTTAAGCAAAAGCTCGAGGAGGAACGCCAGAAACTTAATGATGTCTCGTGTGAGTAAGCTTAGGTTATATACGATTCTAAACCTTACTTTAAAGATTTTGTATACACACCAGGCATATTCGATTCAGAAAGCCTTTTCTGAAATTTGGATCAATACTAAATTTGCTTAATTCACaagtaaatacataataaatatattatcattatataaaaTAGACGTAAAATTTATTGTCTTTGCTTTAGATAAAAAACAATTCttccatataaatatttttagttgaatataAAAAGGCATATTTCGTTAAACCGAAAAAGCCATCCAGTCCAAATTActtacattatatttatatggGTGCTTAGTATActtatgtgtatataagtaaacATTTAATTGTGTATATCAGTCACTGGTTCGCAAAGTACAGTGAACCCAAGCTTAGAGCTTAGTGACCAAGTTTGGTTTGTCCCTGActatatgttatttttgtataaaataaaaaatgtcataAGACTTAGTACCTACATGATTACAATTGgtgtttatttctgttttactaaaaaaacaattaaaaacaaaactttattttgaaaaactttaaaaatgacACAGGTAGGTGTAAaggtatttggtttaagctcATTTTTGCAACTTAACAAGAGAGCcattcaaagtttaaaatttgagaaaaatataacaaaaaaacttttttagctatttatgtatgtatgaatggagtaaacttaattgaagttcaattaaaaactcgATGCTAATATCAAGCAAAACACACCTTTAATTTCAAAGATAACTGTCAcatattaaatgtttaattgaaTGCTTTCTATGCCAAAATGAAGTTTTTGCAAATACACaatgttttcatttaacataaagATGTTTGACATCAGACATGCAGTAAGTAAACCTGagctaaataaaattatttaacaatatttaatatgataAAACAGTATCGAGTATTGCTGAGAAACTGGAGCCCATAACATTCCCAAATCTGAAGTTACGCAGAGTGCTGAAAGGGCACCAGGCTAAAGTATTGTGTTCAGACTGGTGTCCTGATAAGAGACACATTGTTTCCTCTTCACAGGTATGTTTATAACTAAAGCTAAATTTTGTACTAGCTCAGGATAGATGCCCATCCATTGTACTAAGGaagttgaattatttttattaattttttattttttattgctagatgggtggacgagctcacatcccacctggtgttaagtggttactggagcccatagacatcttcgacgtaaatgcgccacccactttgagatataagttctaaggtctctgtatagttacaacggctgccctacccttcaaaccgaaacgcaatgaCAATCTTACATCTCTTAGCGTTTATATTGTGGTATCTATAGGCTCTGAACCCTGGCACTcaagcttcgatgtgtgttctACATAGCAATACCGCTGAACGGATTTGATCTGATCTAGTAACCACGAGCCTGTTGTTGAGCAGGCCTGTTGAgttaattcaattattaaatgGGAGCCAAGTTATTCACACAAGCCAAGGGTCTGCAATATTTGGCGTGGAAagagtaaaaaattacaatttacaaatattaaagACCCTCTAAAAATTCTTACCAAAATGTACTGCTGTGTCTATGTGTGCTGTTGAAAGCACAATATCAATCAATCATTTGTAGAACTTGGCTGaactatgttttgtttttaaattgcagGATGGTAAAGTCATAATATGGGATGCATTCAATGCAACCAAAGAATCAACAATCTCAATGCCCAGCACGTGGGTAATGGCTTGTGCCTATGCCCCATCCGGGACATTGATTGCAGCTGGGtatgttttacaataatttaatcAATTACTTTTGATAAAAACACTAATGTAATTTGCCCGTAATTTAATcatctaatttaaatatttggaataaccgtttatttttatttgatcagCTAGGTTGTGGTAAAACCTTTAGTGTTAGTTTGTTGACCAAATAATAAACTTAAGTGAATCTGTGAGTGTTTTCTTGTTCTCATAGGTAGGCTTTACTCATGGATGACAGCAATGTCAAATGTGCAGCCAAAATGCTGTTAACCCCTGAGTGGTTTTTATTGACATTTCGTAGATCAGGAAATACCACAGAGGAAAGTTCTTTTAAGAGCCAGACTGtatgtaacaaaaataatctCTAGGACAAGTGATAGGATGATAAAAAgtagatgatggaatcatctcaaacaattcttaTAAATTGTTGTTAATACCAATTTGAATTTGACATTATTGTttaactttaattcattaaatatGATGAATTACAGTTATCATATATAGTGTTAGATGAACTTTAAAGGAacagtaatttataaaataaataaaagtttaatatttcaaaCTATTATCCTTAAGCTAGAAGCCATAAGCTCATTACttagttatttttatcaaatgaCTTGGTTATTTATTAACGCCTTAGTTTAGTTAAGGCATTTGATACACAAAACATTATCATATACGTTTCTATACCAGGGGTTTGGACAACAAGGTCACAGTGTTTCCTATAGGAGGAGATGAGGAGCCTGGCGTACGTAAGAGGACTGTGGCCACGCACACGTCGTATATATCGGCCTGCTTGTTCCCAAACACGGACAGGCAACTGCTCACCGGCAGCGGGGATGGTACTTGCGCCTTGTGGGACGTGGAATCAGGGCAGTTGTTGCAGAGTTTCCAGGTTCGTAGAGTTCACCATATTGCCATCGCCAACATAGAGTAAGTTTCGCTTAGGTCTGTGTCGGTcaggcatccaactctttaggcagcggcttggttctgcccctggcattgctgaagtccatgggcgacggtaaccacttgccatcaggtgggccgtatgctcgtctgcctacacgggcaataaaattaaataaaagttctgTAATGGGCTGAGCTCAGATGTTCAGGTTAGTGAAGACCAGTTATGAGTCTGTGACTTCGGTAATCACATGTACCCCGTGTCTCTCCGGCGCAGCTACTTTGAAGAAGATTCGCCCTCTGGATCAAAAACTATGTCCCGATAACAATAAAGGTGTATcacatgttaaaaaaaaaagtatttgggTGATTTTATCTTGTTCATTAAAACTAAGCAATTTTCGCCCGACACTTCGACCCtttgaactattttttttttttttttttattgcccttgtaggcagacgagcatacggcccacctgatggtgagtggttaccgttgcccatggacttcagcaatgccaggggcagagccaagccgctgcctaccgcttaatactctccacaagcctcgtttgaagaaggacatgtcatagcgctcgggaaacaccgtggaggggagctcattccatagccggatggtacgtggcaaaaaagatctctggaaacgcactgtggatgaccgcagtggctccaggtagtacggatgaactctactccggtggcgggcggtgcgatggtaaaaacgagatgccggtatcatctcgaacaattcctcagagcactccccatggaacatacggtataaaatacagagggaaccaaagtccctccgcagacccagaggctccaaacgatccgagagaatgggattatcgacaatccgaacggccctcctctgtatggagtcaaatggaatgGAACTATCGCGCCCTTctatttaatatactttttttgttatcaTAATGCAGTTTATTCCGTATTGAAAGCTCTTCTCAAGTCAATAGAGGACTTTATTATGACTTTGTCACTTACTATtagttaaattacttttaaatcaTATTGTATTAGTATAATAATGAAGGGTGCACTGACCAGGGTCACGCAGCGGACGTGATGTGCCTGGACCTGGCCCCGTCCGAGATGGGCGACACGTTCGCGTCGGGCTCGTGCGACCGCTCCGCGCTGGTGTGGGACATGCGCACGGGCCAGCCCGTCCAGGCCTTCGACACCCATCTGTCGGACGTGAACGGGGTCAAGTACCACCCGTCCGGCGACTCGATCCTGACGGGCTGCGACGACTCCGTCTGCAGGCTGTTCGACCTGCGGGCGGACCGGGAGGTGGCGCGCTACGGCAAGGACAGCATACTGTTCGGGGTGAACTCGGTGGAGTGGTCGGTGAGCGGGCGGCTGGTGTTCGCGGGCTACAGCGACTACACGGCGGGCGCGTGGGACGCCGTGCGGGCGGCGCGCCT
Proteins encoded:
- the LOC732909 gene encoding AAA family ATPase; the encoded protein is MNLKNSLHVEVAQKRESRLCKDRIKDLVHSHLANYVCLTPGASITGPELEENIELQEHVHSITFCDVDHHTEVSATAVDLIYHVYKLDTFGVETDTMTDASTGEEFAAADVWSLPAQDFHGLWENLVYDTKLKEDTVRFVETALDFADRGVDPHIVSCNRVVLLHGPPGTGKTSLCRALAQKLAIRLGDRFPRARLVEINAHGLFSKWFAESGKLVARLFERVVEIVSDRRLLAVVLVDEVESLAAARRAAIAGLEPSDSIRAVNALLTQLDRLRRFPNVLVLTTSNVTGAIDVAFVDRADLKRLVGPPSARAAYQVLSGCCSELMARGVITQRERVFSLCVLESARFAESAGSRASVRLWGLAQEAAARGLSGRALRRLPVLATLQGRGMKAPDLLIFIEWLYAALHQYLEDATQLDDEHNQRPPPVVVTNGH
- the LOC119629989 gene encoding guanine nucleotide-binding protein subunit beta-5 translates to MAADTAVSASPEETLESLLREVEALKQKLEEERQKLNDVSLSSIAEKLEPITFPNLKLRRVLKGHQAKVLCSDWCPDKRHIVSSSQDGKVIIWDAFNATKESTISMPSTWVMACAYAPSGTLIAAGGLDNKVTVFPIGGDEEPGVRKRTVATHTSYISACLFPNTDRQLLTGSGDGTCALWDVESGQLLQSFQGHAADVMCLDLAPSEMGDTFASGSCDRSALVWDMRTGQPVQAFDTHLSDVNGVKYHPSGDSILTGCDDSVCRLFDLRADREVARYGKDSILFGVNSVEWSVSGRLVFAGYSDYTAGAWDAVRAARLCVLCGHEHRVARLQRSPDGTALATASWDATIRIWA